TTGTAATTTATAGATCGCTTCTGGTGTCCACAAATGTCTTTCCCCATCTTTGCGAAACGCGTACTGACCCCCATTGGCTAGCGTATCACCAAGGACCAAAGAATCATGCATAGCTTGCTCATAACGCGTGCTTATCTCCTTGGCAATTTCATCAAGCCCAATGCCTTCAATGTTAGAAACCGTGCCAGTAAAATATTTCTCAATAATATCGCGATTTAAACCCACGGCTTCAAAAACTTGCGCTCCTCGATAACTACGCAAAGTCGAAATTCCCATCTTCGACATAATTTTTAAAAGTCCTTTGCAAAGCGCATGAATATAATTTTCTAAAGCCCTCGTAGTCCTGACTTCTTTTTCTAACATCTTTTGTTGTGCCATATCGGCTACTGTTTCGAAAGCCAAATAGGGATTAATCGCCGTGGCTCCATAGCCTAACAAAAGCGCTATGTGCTGAACTTCTCGCGCCTCTGCTGTTTCCATAATAATGCCAACATGAGTACGCAACCCTTCATTAGTCAAATGCTGGTGGATTGCTGAAAGCGCCAATAAAGCCGGAATGGGCATCACATCTTTCGGCAGATGACGATCACTTAAAATAATCAATGAACATCCATTGCGCACAGAGGTCTCGGCGGTGTGTCGCAATTGATCCAACGCTTCTTTAAGATCCTCCCCGGTTCCTTTACGGGGAAAACCCATTTGCAAAGTCGTTGCCCAAAAATCTTTTAATTTTAGCGAACTTACGCGCTCCAGATCTTCATTAGAAAGAATCGGATGCGTCAATTTAATTAAACGCGCGTTTTGAGGAACCTCCGTTAAAATATTTCCACAGCTTCCCATAAACGTCATCAAAGACATAACAAGCTCCTCGCGAATAGGATCAATCGCGGGATTTGTAATTTGCGCAAAAAGTTGCTTAAAATAATAATAAAGAAGTTGCGGTTTTTCAGATAAGATCGCTAGCGGCGTATCACATCCCATAGATCCCACAGGCTCTTCCCCCCTGACTGCCATAGGCCCAAGAATAACCTTAAGATCCTCGCGCGAATAGCCAAACATACGCTGACGCAATATCAAAGTTGACTGATCAACCCGAAGAGGACTAATGTCACTAAAAAATCCATGCAATCCAACTTTGTTCTCTTGAACCCATCTTCGATACGGTTGACAGCGAGCATAAAAAGTCTTAACTTCTGTATTCTTTAAAACGCGTTTTTTCTTTAAATCAACTAAAATAATTTCTCCCGGACGCAAAGATCCTTTTTCAACAACATCCTTAGAGTCAATCGCCAAAACTCCAGCCTCAGAAGCCAGCACCATAAACCCATCTTTAGTCATCGTATATCGACAAGGACGAAGTCCGTTACGATCTAACAAAGCCCCAACAACATGACCATTACTAAAAGCAACAGCTGAAGGTCCATCCCAAGGCTCCATAAGTCCCGCATGATATTCAAAGAATCCTCTCAAGTCTGGACCAATAGGATATCTAACACCCCACGCCTGAGGAATCATCATCATCATGGCATGAGGCAAATCTCGTCCCCCATTAGCTAACAGCTCCAAAGCATTGTCTAAGCAAGCCGAATCGCTGCCACCAAAATCAATGATTGGTAATATCTTTTTAATGTCTTCACCAAAAAGATCCGATGATAAAGATTTTTCTCGAGATTGCATCTGCTTCAAATTTCCACGCAAAGTATTAATCTCACCATTATGTGCTAAATAACGAAACGGTTGCGCCAATTGCCACGAAGGAAATGTGTTGGTACTATAACGCTGATGGACAACGGCTAGAGCGCTCGTAAACAATGGATCTTCAAGGTCTCTATAAAAATCAGAAACCTGTGTTGCCATCATCAATCCCTTATAAACAATTGTTTGACAAGAAAAGCTTGGAATATAAAATTGATCCCCCCTAGATATTTTTTCTTGAACTTTATGCTCGATCTCTTTGCGCAAAACATATAATTTCCGTTCAAAAGTTTCAGCAGTAAGATTCTTTCCAGAAATAAAACATTGCGCGATAAAAGGCTGTTCTTGTCTGGCTTTCTCACCGAGAACATCACTGTCAACAGGAACAACTCGCCAACCTAGAAATTTTAAACCTTCTTGTTTTGTGATGTCTTCCGTCATTTCTTGACAAATACCACGTAAATCATTTGCCTGAGGCAAAAACATCATCGCGACCCCATAACAACCTTGCCGCGGCAGAGAAATCTTAAGCGCCTGACATTCTTTTTGAAAAAAATCATCCGGAATCTGTATCAAAATTCCTGCTCCATCACCAGTCTTACCATCCCCCCCAGTCGCGCCGCGATGAAGGAGATTTTCTAAAACTTTGATTGAACGAACAACGATATCATGAGACTTTCTGCCATCAATATTAACAAGAAATCCCACGCCACAGCTATCATGTTCAAAACAAGGATCATACATTCCCTGTTTTTTCATAACAAAATTATCACTCATAAATTAAATCCCTTTTTTATTTCTCCACATATTTATTCACAACAGGTAATCGACGATCTCTACCAAAAGCTTTTGGCGTAATTCTAACCCCCAAAGGTGCCTGTCTGCGCTTATATTCCATTTGATCAACAAGCTTAATAATCTTCTTGCCCAACGCAACATCACCTTTTTTTCGCTTTAAAAGCTTCAAACCATGATCTCCCTCGACATAAGACTCTAAAAATGCATCTAAAATATCATAGGGTGGAAGACTGTCTTGGTCTTTTTGTCCTTTTTTAAGCTCTGCTGTAGGAGCCCTCAGGATAATGCTCTGCGGAATCAAATCAAAGCCTTCTTTGTGATTGCGATAATCAACCAACTCATAAACTTTTGTCTTAAGAACATCTTTAATCGGGGCAAAACCCCCTGCCATGTCTCCATAAAGAGTGCAATACCCAACAGAAATCTCACTCTTGTTTCCTGTTGCCAAAACAAGATGTCCAAATTTATTAGAAAGAGCCATCAAAATATTTCCCCGAATACGTGCCTGCAAATTTTCTTCGGCAATATTTTCTTTTTGTCCTATAAATTGATTTCTCAACGCTTGAATGTAGCTTTGATAAACTGGACCTATCGGTATCTCCATAAAATTAATTCCGAGATTTTTAGCCAATCTTTGAGCATCTTTTTTTGTTTCTTTTGATGTATATTGTGACGGCATAGAGACACCCCATACATTTTCTTTGCCAATAGCGTCGCTGGCAACCACAGCCACTAAAGCCGAATCAATCCCGCCACTAACACCAAGAACAATTTTTTTAAACCCATTTTTAATAATATAATCGCGCGTTCCACAAACAAGGGCATTATAAATTTCTTCATTAGCACTTAATTTTTTATTCTTCTTTGGTTTAACAAAAACTTTTTCTTCGGATACGCTTTGCTTAAACGCGCACACACTAACAGAACTAGCTCTTTTCTTTTCCTTAACCTCAACATCAACAACAATCAAATCTTCTTCAAATGGTCGGCCTGTTGCTAAAATCTCACCCTTGGGGCTAATAACAACGCTCGCCCCATCGAAAACAAGCTCATCTTGTCCACCGACAAGATTACAATAGCAAACAAAAGATTTCATTTGCTTTGCCCGCTTAACAAGAAGTGATTGACGCTGGATAGTTTTTCCTCGACAGTACGGAGAAGCGGAAAGATTTAAAAGTATTTGAGCGCCTTTTTTAACCTGTTGAACGCACGGCCCTTTTTCTTCCCAAATATCTTCACAAATACTGACTCCGAACAAAACTCCGTTTAAAGAAAAAATAGAATTCTTTTCTCCTTTTGAGAAATGACGTTTTTCATCGAAAACCCCGTAATTCAAAAGGCATTCTTTAGAATAAATGCCTTTAATGGCGCCTCCCGAAATAACAGCGGCCGCGTTATAAAGTTTTTTATCACGGCCACAATTTACAAAACCAACAACTGCTGTAATGTTTTTTATTCTTGAAGCTACGCGGTGCAGTGCTTTTATATTATCATCAACAAAATGTTTTTTTAGCAACAAATCTTCCGGTGGATAGCCTGTAATGCTTAGCTCTGGGAAAACAACAATATCGCTATCCATCTGCTTGGCTGTTTCTATAAAGCCTAAGATTTCCTTGGCGTTTTCTTCAAAATCACCAACCGTCGTATTCCCCTGTGCTAATGCAATTCTGATTTTCTTCATCTTACCTATTTTCTATACAACAAATTTTAAAAAAAATATTATTTTTCCTTAATAATGCTTATAAAATTCTTACAAATAATACGTGCCTGAGAGCTAAGTAAAGTTCTGATTTTGTCATATCCCTCTAGAATTTCCTGGGCTTTCTTGTCTTTAGAAATATCTATAATTCCCCAATACGCCTTGATCCAGCTTTCAATCATTGGCCGATCAATTTCTACGTGAAACTGAAGTCCATAAATATTTGGCTCAAAATAAAACGCCTGGTTTGTACATTCCTTAGAGCTAGCCAAAAGTTTTCCACCCTTAGGAATATCAAAGATGTCTTCGTGCCACTGAAAGACTTTTAGCGAACGTCCTAGTCGATCAAAAAGTGGATTTTCTAGCCCATCTTGGGTTAAAGAAACATCGTAAAAACCAATTTCTTTAGTTTCAGCTTTTGTTACTTTAGCTCCCAAAGTTTTAGCCAAAAGCTGAGACCCTAAACAAATTCCTAAACAAAAAATGCGTTTCTCTGCCAACTGACGAACAAACTTATCTTCCCAGATAAGAAAAGGATATTTTTCCTCTTCGTACACATTCATTGGCCCACCCAAAATCACAACAGCGTCAATGCCCGAAAAATCTTCGGACATTGCGCTGAACTTGTCTACTTCAAGGGTCTTTGTTTCTAGCCCTTCATCTTCAAAGAACGTTTTCAATAAGCCTGGACCTTCAATATTAATATGCTTTAAAAAAAGAATCATCGTCTTGTCATTAAAGCATAAACAACATTTCCGCATAAGACGGAAGTGGCCAAATGTCTGCCGGAACCAATCCTTCTAAAGCATCAATCGGCGCGCGCAAGTCTTCCATGGCGAGTCTGGTTTTTACACCATCTCTTTTTTTGACAACAGCCTCTAGCTTGTCAACCAAACCTAAAGCTAATTCTGCTTGCTTTGTGATTTCTTTAAGCAGCTTACGCGTTGCCGTTGATTTTGTCTTATTAACAAATTCAACGCTCTTAATTGTTTCGGCAAGTTGATTCTGATACTCAATAACAACAGGTAAAATCATCGTTTTGGCCATGTCCGCCGCAAGTCGACCTTCAAAATCAAGAATGGTCTCATAGGTCTCTTTATAAACTTCATAGCGAGAATTTAACTCTATTTTAGTTAAAACTTTTTGTCTTTCGAATAACGCTAAAATTTCAGGTTTCTTTAGAATCTCTAAAGCCTCTGAGGTATTCTTTAAGTTCGGAAGACCTCTTTTTTTAGCCTCCTTAACCCACTCTTCTGTATAATTGTCCCCATTAAAGATAATTCTTTTATGCTCTTTAATAATACTCTTCAAAAGATTCTGAACAGATCCATTAAAGTCTTTTTTAGCCTTTTTATCTTTTTCTAATGTTTCGCACATCTCGTCTAAGGCATCGGCGACAATTGTATTTAGAACAATGTTTGGTCCTGCTAAATTTGCGCTTGATCCTACGGCCCGAAATTCAAACTTAGTCCCTGTAAACGCGAACGGGGATGTCCTGTTTCTATCCGTTGCGTCTCGTGGCAACGTCGGCAAAGAATCCACACCAACCTCTAACACGCCGCCTTTTTTAGATACTTTTGCTCCCCCTTTTTCAATTTGCTCAATAACATCAGCAAGTTGATCGCCTAAGAAAACAGAAATAATCGCGGGGGGCGCCTCATGAGAACCAAGCCTGTGGTCATTTCCCGCTGACGCAATCGAAACACGCAATATTTCCGCATACTTGTCAACGGCCTGAATAACAGCACAAAGCACGACTAAGAACTTTGCATTTTCATGTGGGTTGTCTCCTGGAGCTAACCAATTTTTCCCATCAGGACCGACCACAGACCAATTGTTGTGCTTCCCTGAACCGTTAACGCCCGCAAAAGGTTTTTCATGTAAAAGACAAACAAGTCCGTGCTTTTCCGCAACCTTTTGGGCAATTTCCATACAAATCATATTGTGATCAACCGCCAAATTAAGACTTTCAAAAACTGGCGCTACTTCATATTGCGAAGGAGCAACTTCATTATGTCGTATTTTTGCGGGAATGCCCAATCTCCACATCTCGCGATCAAATTCTTCCATAAAACCCATAATACGCGTTTTAATCGCTCCAAAATAATGATCCGACATCTGCTGATGCTTTGCTGGCGCTTTTCCAAAAAGAGTGCGCCCTGTCTGAATAAGATCAATTCTTTGATAATAATAATCTCTATCAATTAAAAAATATTCTTGTTCCCCGCCTAATGTCGCGTAAGCTTGTTTGCCTTTAGACTGAATACCAAACAGCTCGCCTAGACGACAAACTTGTTTTGACAATGCTTTGATTGAACGCAAAAGCGGTGTCTTTTTGTCTAACGACTCACCATGCCATCCAATAAAATAGGTTGGAATACAAAGCGTCGCGCTTTCAGGACCCTCTTTAATAAAAGCAGGGCTTGTCGGATCCCATCCTGTATAACCGCGAGCCTCAAACGTTAAGCGAAGGCCTCCTGACGGAAAACTAGAGGCGTCCGGTTCACCTTGAATCAATTCTTTTCCAGAAAACTTTAAAATAATTCCATCTTCTCCGTCTGGAGAGATAAAAGAATCATGCTTTTCTGCTGTAGTTCCGGTTAAAGGCTGAAACCAATGCGTAAAATGCGTTGCTCCCTTTGAAACAGCCCACGTCTTCATCGCATCAGCGACCTCATCTGCAATAGTAGGATCTAGCATTCCCCCTGTCCTAATTGTTTGACTCAAAGACTTATGCGCTTTCTCTGAAAGATAATTACGCATTGTTTTTAAACTAAAAACATTTTCACCAAAAAAATCAGCAACTGTTTGCACTTCTTTTTCTTTTTTCATTTTTCCTCCTCTTTAAGCTTTCCTAATCATTATTTCAAAAAGTTCTTCTTTAATAAAAACAACTCACTTCGCTATCCTATTGCCTCAGGCCCTTCCTCTTCAGTTCGAATACGAACACAGCGTGGCAAATCTAAAATAAAAATTTTCCCATCTCCAATATTACCAGTTTTAGCTCCCTTAATAATCGCCTGAACCGTTGGCTCGACAAAGTCTTTATTAACAGCAATTTCTAAGCGAATTTTTTTTAAAAGATTCACCTCATGCACAACACCACGATAAGTCTCACTATACCCTTTTTGCTGGCCGCAGCCAAGAACATTCGTAACCGTCATTTTATGTACGCCCTCTTCAAATAATGACTTCTTAACATCTGGTAACTTGTGTGGCTGAATCATCGCAATAATTAGTTTCATGATATTTTCCTCCGTCAATATAAGTTGTTTTATTGTGTTGTAAAAATCTGAAAACCTGTATAAGATTCCATTCCGTGTTCGCCAATGTCGAGACCTTTAAGCTCTTCTTCTCCGCTAACACGCAAGCCAATCGCGGCGTCAATCAACTTAAAAATAATTCCCATCACGACACCAACAAAACCAACCGCGGCAAAAACTCCCAACGCTTGAATACCAAGCTGAGTTACACCGCCTCCATAAAACAACCCATCCGCAGAAACACCTAAAGCTGCTTTGCCAAAAAGCCCAACCGACAAAGTTCCCCAAATGCCATTAATCCCATGAACAGGAAAAGCGCCAACCGGATCGTCGATGTGAAGCTTGTCTAAAAGAACAACTCCAAAAACAACTAAAACGCCTCCAACGCTGCCAATCACAATGGCTGCCCAAGGATCAATAAAAGCACAAGGAGCAGTGACCGCAACAAGACCAGCTAAAGCGCCATTCATTGCCATAGAAAGATCTGGCTTTCCGAACATTTTCCAGACAACCAACATAGCTATAATGCCTCCAGCGGCGGCTGCTAAATTCGTGTTAATCGCAACGCGTGCAATTAAACTGCCGTCCCCTATACCTAGCGTCGATCCTGCGTTAAATCCAAACCACCCAAACCATAAAATAAAAACACCTAAAGAAGCCAGCGGAATGTTGTGACCTGCAATAGCATTAGCGCTTCCATCTGGATTATATTTCCCAATACGCGGTTTTAACATCATGGTTCCGATTAAAGCAGCTGTTCCACCAACAGCATGAACAACGGTTGATCCAGCAAAATCTAAAAATCCAAAATCAGCTAACCAGCCGCCACCCCAGACCCAATGACCAACAATCGGATAAATAAAAGCAGAAATCAAGAACGAATATATCAAATAAGCCTGAAACTTCATACGCTCAGCCATGCCGCCTGCTACGATTGTTGCAGCCGCGCCACAAAAAACAGCCTGAAACAACCAAAACGCGTACAAAGGAACATCCGCTCCAGATTCAGCTCCAACTAAAAACCAGCCCTTTAATCCAATAAACCCATTGCCAACCCCAAACATAATGGCATATCCAAAAATAAAAAATCCTAAAGATGCCATACAAAAATCAAGAAAATTCTTAGTCAAAATGTTACAGGTATTTTTAGCCCTAATAAAACCAGCCTCAACCATGCCGAATCCTGCCTGCATAAAAAACACTAAAAAAGCCGCGATAAGCACCCACAAGGTATCAATCCCTGTACGCATGCTTGCTAAATCAATTAGGTTCATTTCGCCCTCCTTTTTTTAAAGGATTTTCTTTCTTAAAAAAGAAAATCCTCAAAGTTAAAGCCTAAAGATGCCACCAATGGCTTTTCACAAGGACGTCATTGCCCAAAACAAATCATTATCCTGCTCGCATCGCAGAATTAATTCCGTCAATAATTCATGTTCCATAAATTAAGACGTCATTAAAAAAGCCCGACTTCTTCCTTTCGATTCTCGTCGGAAAAATGTCGGACATCTTTGCCCAAACAAAAAAACCTCTCAACCCTTCATCGGATCAAGAGGACTTCATTGCCCTACTACTAACCTAAATATACAACATTTCTAAAATTTGTCAACAAAATCATTTCTTGCCCTTGACACTTGCCCTTGAGCACTTGCCCTTGAGCACTTGCCCTTGAGCAATTTTTGATCCTGCGAGACTTTGAGATAATTCTTCTTACTTATAACTTTTTTACCACTTTTATTCTCTAAATCTTTGCGGGCTTTTCCGGCAACACTTCCGCCAAGCCTTGCGGATTCTTTATTTTCATGCATCCCTTGAGCGTCTTTATTGCGGGGAATTTCTGTTGTTGAGGCTTCGCCAAGCATAGAGAAGATAAGCTCCAAATCATTCATATGATCCCGCAAATTCTCACGCTTTAGTTTTTTATACTTTTTGTATTCAGCAGGCGTCATATCAAATAAATGTCGCTTTGGATATCTCAGCCGTTAGAATAGCGTAATCTCCTTGCTCCTGAATGCCTCGTTTCTGCCGTTTGTCCGTTAATTCCTCGCGGATGGCAATGCCTTGCATGCGCTTCTCAATCCAAACGTCTAAATAGCCTTTTGCTTTATACAAGGCTCTTGTGCGTTTAGTGGCAAGCTCAGGATCTTCAATTTCCTTAATCCGCTCATATCCAACCCTTGCCAGCCACCGCTTAAAAGGTTCGGCTTTGAGAGAGGGGATTGACTGAATTATACGGAAAATACCCTCGGTCTTCGCACAATCCATATTATATTTTTTTCATCCGGAGCCTCTAATTTCAGTCCGTGACAATTTGTCACGACCTCGCTACCTTCCTTTTTTAAGCGTTGCTTCAGCTTTCTCCAGTATGCCCCAGAGTCAGGGCTTCCGGTCAAAGCTCCACACACGTCAACAACCGAAAACCACCACTCATCGTTATGGATTAACCGGCGTATCTGCTTGCCCTTAAAAATAGCCAACTTATGAACTGTTTCTATTTCTTTTGATTCGATTTTATTTTTTGATATTTTTATGCCCCATTATAGAGTATTCGCCAACTCTTACGGCGCTGTGCGCGCCCCACGCCCGCCAGAAGAAGAGGCGCGATTAACAGTACCTAGGACTCCAGCACCACGATTAGAACTTTCCATAAAGGTCCCTAAAGACCAGGCGCCTCCTCTCATCCCAGCGCCAACGGCGTCTATACCCGGCCAATTCGTAGCATCTGCGTTGCCCGTGTTATCTAATGCTCCATTGCCATGAGTTCCTGCGAACGCTCTTCCTGTTGTATTACCTACAGATATTGCTGCCTCAATTAAATTACCGCTCAACTCCATAATGCCGTAATACCCAGCACCGGCTGTAACGCGTCCTGTATTGCTTGCATGCCCGGCAAACATTCCCACACGACAAGGCCCGCTAAAATCATTCTCTGTCGTTACATATAAGCAATTACCCTTACCATCGGTTTTATAATTCGCGGAAGTATTCTCATTTGCCGCGCCAGAATTTGCTAACGTATACGCGGCGTCCGCACGAGTCGCGTTACCCCAGGCATATTCATTGGCAACGGGTACCAGCGGGCCTCTGCAGGCCTTTTCAAATTCAAGTTCAGTCATGGGACGTAAAGCCGCCCAATCCAAATAAGCCGCCACATCAGCCCAGGATAAATAGTTGCAGGCAATTCCTTGTCCGTCAACTGTTTCATCATAATTTGCATCAGCATCTAAGTTGCATCCGTAAACAGCCGGAACTGTATTATCTGTCCCAGCGGTTTTAATATCAAGACCAGAACGAAGAACATTCATTGCGCTAAAAGCCCCTGTTCCTGGGGCTGAACTCGGAGCCTCAGCTGTTCTGGTTTCTTGTTGATCATAGGTAAGTGTGTTTAAAAAATCACGGTATTGACCTTGGGATATTTCATATTTCATAAGATAAAAGGCATTGTAGCCTTTAGGAAAAGCGGCTGGGATAGGGCCTGCCTGATCGCCAGAATTACCTGAAGCCGTATACCAAAGGTTCCCAGCGGTTTGTGCTACGGTTAGCGCGGCTTCAGAAATTATAGATAAAGGAATGGTGGCGCCTGAGACCCAAGAGCCATCGGTAA
Above is a window of Candidatus Omnitrophota bacterium DNA encoding:
- the gltB gene encoding glutamate synthase large subunit, whose amino-acid sequence is MSDNFVMKKQGMYDPCFEHDSCGVGFLVNIDGRKSHDIVVRSIKVLENLLHRGATGGDGKTGDGAGILIQIPDDFFQKECQALKISLPRQGCYGVAMMFLPQANDLRGICQEMTEDITKQEGLKFLGWRVVPVDSDVLGEKARQEQPFIAQCFISGKNLTAETFERKLYVLRKEIEHKVQEKISRGDQFYIPSFSCQTIVYKGLMMATQVSDFYRDLEDPLFTSALAVVHQRYSTNTFPSWQLAQPFRYLAHNGEINTLRGNLKQMQSREKSLSSDLFGEDIKKILPIIDFGGSDSACLDNALELLANGGRDLPHAMMMMIPQAWGVRYPIGPDLRGFFEYHAGLMEPWDGPSAVAFSNGHVVGALLDRNGLRPCRYTMTKDGFMVLASEAGVLAIDSKDVVEKGSLRPGEIILVDLKKKRVLKNTEVKTFYARCQPYRRWVQENKVGLHGFFSDISPLRVDQSTLILRQRMFGYSREDLKVILGPMAVRGEEPVGSMGCDTPLAILSEKPQLLYYYFKQLFAQITNPAIDPIREELVMSLMTFMGSCGNILTEVPQNARLIKLTHPILSNEDLERVSSLKLKDFWATTLQMGFPRKGTGEDLKEALDQLRHTAETSVRNGCSLIILSDRHLPKDVMPIPALLALSAIHQHLTNEGLRTHVGIIMETAEAREVQHIALLLGYGATAINPYLAFETVADMAQQKMLEKEVRTTRALENYIHALCKGLLKIMSKMGISTLRSYRGAQVFEAVGLNRDIIEKYFTGTVSNIEGIGLDEIAKEISTRYEQAMHDSLVLGDTLANGGQYAFRKDGERHLWTPEAIYKLQTATRNNDEKVYREYAQLINDQTKKQYTLRGLFKFKETKAISIDEVEPISSIMKRFVTSAMSFGSISREAHETLAIAMNRIGARSNSGEGGEDPARYQLLPNGDDRCSAVKQIASGRFGVTAEYLVNAKELQIKIAQGAKPGEGGQLPGHKVNEEIARVRHSTPGVTLISPPPHHDIYSIEDIKQLIFDLRNVNPQARISVKLVSEAGVGTIAAGVAKAHADMVLISGYDGGTGASPLTSMKHAGVPWELGLAETQQTLVLNNLRGCVRLQADGQMKTGRDVVIATLLGAEEFGFATASLVVCGCVMMRKCHLNTCSVGVATQDPQLRKNFSGKPEYVVNFFSLIAQEVREYLAQLGIKTMDEIVGRSDLLEVNEAIDFWKAKGLDFSRIFAQISHEKNVAVRCLESQDHDIGNVLDHKLIELSREALEKKKSVLIELPIANTNLTTGAMLSGEIAKRYGHEGLFEDTIVCRFKGAAGQSFGAFASQGMTLILEGEANDYLGKGLCGGKIIVKPYSESTYNPSENIICGNVLLYGATSGEVYIHGCVGERFAIRNSGVHVVVEGIGDHGCEYMTGGRVVILGETGINFAAGMSGGLAYIYDPESRLDGRCNLSMVDLELLNDNKDIEELKSMIEKHFFYTQSQKAKYILDHWEKEVPCFVKVFPMEYRRVLGKMMKEDEITEREEQVFK
- a CDS encoding NAD+ synthase codes for the protein MKKIRIALAQGNTTVGDFEENAKEILGFIETAKQMDSDIVVFPELSITGYPPEDLLLKKHFVDDNIKALHRVASRIKNITAVVGFVNCGRDKKLYNAAAVISGGAIKGIYSKECLLNYGVFDEKRHFSKGEKNSIFSLNGVLFGVSICEDIWEEKGPCVQQVKKGAQILLNLSASPYCRGKTIQRQSLLVKRAKQMKSFVCYCNLVGGQDELVFDGASVVISPKGEILATGRPFEEDLIVVDVEVKEKKRASSVSVCAFKQSVSEEKVFVKPKKNKKLSANEEIYNALVCGTRDYIIKNGFKKIVLGVSGGIDSALVAVVASDAIGKENVWGVSMPSQYTSKETKKDAQRLAKNLGINFMEIPIGPVYQSYIQALRNQFIGQKENIAEENLQARIRGNILMALSNKFGHLVLATGNKSEISVGYCTLYGDMAGGFAPIKDVLKTKVYELVDYRNHKEGFDLIPQSIILRAPTAELKKGQKDQDSLPPYDILDAFLESYVEGDHGLKLLKRKKGDVALGKKIIKLVDQMEYKRRQAPLGVRITPKAFGRDRRLPVVNKYVEK
- a CDS encoding type 1 glutamine amidotransferase — its product is MILFLKHINIEGPGLLKTFFEDEGLETKTLEVDKFSAMSEDFSGIDAVVILGGPMNVYEEEKYPFLIWEDKFVRQLAEKRIFCLGICLGSQLLAKTLGAKVTKAETKEIGFYDVSLTQDGLENPLFDRLGRSLKVFQWHEDIFDIPKGGKLLASSKECTNQAFYFEPNIYGLQFHVEIDRPMIESWIKAYWGIIDISKDKKAQEILEGYDKIRTLLSSQARIICKNFISIIKEK
- a CDS encoding glutamine synthetase III — its product is MKKEKEVQTVADFFGENVFSLKTMRNYLSEKAHKSLSQTIRTGGMLDPTIADEVADAMKTWAVSKGATHFTHWFQPLTGTTAEKHDSFISPDGEDGIILKFSGKELIQGEPDASSFPSGGLRLTFEARGYTGWDPTSPAFIKEGPESATLCIPTYFIGWHGESLDKKTPLLRSIKALSKQVCRLGELFGIQSKGKQAYATLGGEQEYFLIDRDYYYQRIDLIQTGRTLFGKAPAKHQQMSDHYFGAIKTRIMGFMEEFDREMWRLGIPAKIRHNEVAPSQYEVAPVFESLNLAVDHNMICMEIAQKVAEKHGLVCLLHEKPFAGVNGSGKHNNWSVVGPDGKNWLAPGDNPHENAKFLVVLCAVIQAVDKYAEILRVSIASAGNDHRLGSHEAPPAIISVFLGDQLADVIEQIEKGGAKVSKKGGVLEVGVDSLPTLPRDATDRNRTSPFAFTGTKFEFRAVGSSANLAGPNIVLNTIVADALDEMCETLEKDKKAKKDFNGSVQNLLKSIIKEHKRIIFNGDNYTEEWVKEAKKRGLPNLKNTSEALEILKKPEILALFERQKVLTKIELNSRYEVYKETYETILDFEGRLAADMAKTMILPVVIEYQNQLAETIKSVEFVNKTKSTATRKLLKEITKQAELALGLVDKLEAVVKKRDGVKTRLAMEDLRAPIDALEGLVPADIWPLPSYAEMLFML
- a CDS encoding P-II family nitrogen regulator; translated protein: MKLIIAMIQPHKLPDVKKSLFEEGVHKMTVTNVLGCGQQKGYSETYRGVVHEVNLLKKIRLEIAVNKDFVEPTVQAIIKGAKTGNIGDGKIFILDLPRCVRIRTEEEGPEAIG
- a CDS encoding ammonium transporter yields the protein MNLIDLASMRTGIDTLWVLIAAFLVFFMQAGFGMVEAGFIRAKNTCNILTKNFLDFCMASLGFFIFGYAIMFGVGNGFIGLKGWFLVGAESGADVPLYAFWLFQAVFCGAAATIVAGGMAERMKFQAYLIYSFLISAFIYPIVGHWVWGGGWLADFGFLDFAGSTVVHAVGGTAALIGTMMLKPRIGKYNPDGSANAIAGHNIPLASLGVFILWFGWFGFNAGSTLGIGDGSLIARVAINTNLAAAAGGIIAMLVVWKMFGKPDLSMAMNGALAGLVAVTAPCAFIDPWAAIVIGSVGGVLVVFGVVLLDKLHIDDPVGAFPVHGINGIWGTLSVGLFGKAALGVSADGLFYGGGVTQLGIQALGVFAAVGFVGVVMGIIFKLIDAAIGLRVSGEEELKGLDIGEHGMESYTGFQIFTTQ
- a CDS encoding SUMF1/EgtB/PvdO family nonheme iron enzyme, whose product is MKYYYSGEWHHATMASIGVNPAGFVVPQGSEIVSPDGMGFFIQKAVKGAGTVTFASAKFVWDYGADGLTDANVQSSSTTFKLFGIEMVYIPTGSFYVGSGGTETGSFTDGSWVSGATIPLSIISEAALTVAQTAGNLWYTASGNSGDQAGPIPAAFPKGYNAFYLMKYEISQGQYRDFLNTLTYDQQETRTAEAPSSAPGTGAFSAMNVLRSGLDIKTAGTDNTVPAVYGCNLDADANYDETVDGQGIACNYLSWADVAAYLDWAALRPMTELEFEKACRGPLVPVANEYAWGNATRADAAYTLANSGAANENTSANYKTDGKGNCLYVTTENDFSGPCRVGMFAGHASNTGRVTAGAGYYGIMELSGNLIEAAISVGNTTGRAFAGTHGNGALDNTGNADATNWPGIDAVGAGMRGGAWSLGTFMESSNRGAGVLGTVNRASSSGGRGARTAP